One window of Nitrosophilus labii genomic DNA carries:
- a CDS encoding TraV family lipoprotein has product MIKINLILSSAAMAILYSGCAMMPYKDDFSCLKGKNNGVCASVSEVYEMSNDDLDALQKKRIGENDCNKCKDKDQKEMDKLQYETEITKENQKLKDIIEAVELQKITREKSIIIEIDKNQYKSAVYEKTKLNECSKTNGTDTVIQLNKIVKVCVANANIRQAPSCEAKILRVAKRGEELYAKYEKNGWIRIEDGYIHKSIVK; this is encoded by the coding sequence ATGATAAAAATAAATCTTATACTCTCCTCTGCGGCAATGGCAATATTGTATTCAGGATGCGCCATGATGCCGTACAAGGATGATTTTAGTTGTCTAAAGGGAAAGAATAATGGAGTATGTGCAAGTGTTAGCGAAGTGTATGAAATGAGCAACGATGATCTGGACGCTTTGCAGAAAAAACGCATTGGTGAAAATGATTGTAATAAATGCAAAGATAAAGATCAAAAAGAGATGGACAAACTGCAATATGAAACTGAGATAACAAAAGAGAACCAAAAGCTAAAGGATATTATAGAAGCAGTTGAACTGCAAAAAATTACTCGTGAGAAATCTATTATCATAGAAATTGACAAAAACCAATATAAATCCGCTGTATATGAGAAAACAAAGCTTAATGAGTGCAGCAAAACAAATGGTACTGATACAGTTATACAGCTAAACAAGATTGTAAAAGTATGTGTTGCCAATGCAAATATCAGACAAGCTCCATCTTGCGAAGCAAAAATACTGAGAGTTGCAAAAAGAGGTGAAGAGCTTTATGCAAAATATGAAAAAAATGGCTGGATAAGGATAGAAGATGGATACATTCATAAAAGTATCGTTAAGTAA
- a CDS encoding TraV family lipoprotein encodes MKKNAVMMSMLIATMLLTGCASTSNNITIPAPKKEQKNKLSNNEKMAVIREFAGQSTPESVEKKLLKTSPVYAQKHKKDAVIENMKVKENMPLYRQPLFAKMIIYPYVSKSGIYHGYQTSYIKIKEGEWVLADQGSDKKDEKIFDFNEVK; translated from the coding sequence ATGAAGAAAAATGCAGTAATGATGAGTATGTTAATAGCAACCATGCTATTAACAGGATGCGCCAGTACAAGCAACAACATAACTATTCCAGCTCCTAAAAAAGAGCAAAAAAACAAGTTGTCCAATAATGAAAAAATGGCTGTGATAAGAGAGTTTGCAGGACAAAGTACCCCCGAAAGCGTTGAGAAAAAACTCTTAAAAACTTCACCGGTATATGCGCAAAAGCATAAAAAAGATGCTGTAATAGAAAATATGAAAGTCAAAGAGAATATGCCTCTTTATCGACAACCACTTTTTGCAAAGATGATAATTTATCCGTATGTCTCAAAAAGCGGAATCTATCATGGGTACCAGACAAGTTATATAAAAATCAAAGAAGGCGAATGGGTGCTTGCGGATCAGGGAAGCGACAAAAAAGATGAAAAAATCTTTGATTTCAATGAGGTGAAATAA
- a CDS encoding SH3 domain-containing protein, whose amino-acid sequence MDTFIKVSLSKFLSVCILSVTLIAGNNAEYVSIPKKDLEAMQTALVKLINYHKEHNKKIRMLEQKILEHTKNIETVKNIALENRKKIDAVNVKYYEPLIKQEAIVSVSAVNVREKPTARSKKLGWLKRGEKFYFEKIVVNKKGYSWIKLADRPGYVSAKTVIITPKITFKKD is encoded by the coding sequence ATGGATACATTCATAAAAGTATCGTTAAGTAAATTTTTATCCGTCTGCATATTATCTGTTACATTGATAGCCGGCAATAATGCAGAATATGTATCTATACCAAAAAAAGATCTTGAAGCCATGCAAACAGCACTTGTAAAACTTATTAATTATCATAAAGAACATAATAAGAAAATAAGAATGTTGGAGCAAAAAATATTAGAACATACTAAAAATATTGAGACTGTAAAAAATATCGCTTTGGAGAACAGAAAAAAGATTGATGCTGTAAATGTAAAATATTATGAACCTCTCATAAAACAAGAAGCCATTGTAAGTGTATCTGCTGTAAATGTAAGAGAAAAGCCTACCGCCAGATCAAAGAAACTTGGATGGCTTAAAAGAGGAGAAAAATTCTATTTTGAAAAAATAGTCGTAAACAAAAAAGGTTATAGCTGGATAAAACTTGCCGATAGGCCAGGATATGTAAGTGCAAAAACCGTAATAATCACACCAAAAATAACTTTTAAAAAGGATTAG